In Pedobacter sp. SL55, the following proteins share a genomic window:
- a CDS encoding helix-turn-helix transcriptional regulator, translated as MVKKYLTVDELCDYLGLSKSTVYKLSHSNTLPKYCAGGKKILFKIEEVDEYINSHRIASASEIETSIEAEIQFGQQAFYNKAKKVKETLTETR; from the coding sequence ATGGTTAAAAAATATTTAACTGTAGACGAGCTTTGTGATTACCTTGGGCTTTCGAAATCAACGGTATATAAATTAAGTCATTCGAACACGCTGCCGAAATATTGTGCAGGCGGTAAAAAAATCTTATTCAAAATTGAAGAAGTAGACGAGTATATCAACTCGCATCGAATCGCTTCGGCTAGTGAGATTGAAACTTCTATTGAAGCTGAAATTCAGTTTGGACAGCAAGCCTTCTATAATAAGGCTAAAAAAGTAAAAGAAACTTTAACCGAAACGAGATAG
- a CDS encoding phage/plasmid replication domain-containing protein has translation MIDTLKFKIDGYSFDYGYLFEKLEEKCQFERKTTYKYGESHVFKYKNWQFWLSKKSLTASGSLHKLYHGDNLKPFNYSEVKLAIDSLYTLLDFDLSDAKLMQVDLAANLVMQSQVHLYFDLLTCPIGYKPMSVKNETYYFKKNDKAKELVFYDKVKEVKKNNSQLLVKDQNLLRYEIKLKTDIVNIIGDKLLISLYDVDKYAKLVTAWYNTYSQVPKLTKLPLSDVVLTSRKDFTNSLVKKAISSLGGVEVILNKVSKSKVGKTVKYSLRQYLKELKETDYLRPELKEELDFKVHQAYLQHLKTS, from the coding sequence ATGATAGATACGTTAAAGTTTAAAATTGATGGCTATAGTTTTGATTATGGTTATCTATTCGAAAAGTTAGAAGAAAAGTGTCAATTCGAGAGAAAGACTACTTACAAATACGGCGAATCTCACGTTTTTAAATACAAAAATTGGCAGTTCTGGCTTTCAAAAAAATCACTTACAGCGTCAGGTAGTTTGCATAAACTTTATCATGGCGACAATTTAAAGCCGTTTAACTATAGTGAAGTAAAATTAGCTATAGATTCTTTATACACATTGCTCGATTTCGATTTAAGTGATGCTAAATTGATGCAAGTGGACTTAGCTGCAAATTTAGTTATGCAAAGTCAAGTGCATCTTTATTTCGATTTGCTTACCTGCCCAATTGGTTATAAGCCCATGAGCGTTAAAAATGAAACTTACTACTTCAAAAAAAACGACAAAGCAAAAGAACTTGTGTTTTACGATAAAGTTAAAGAAGTCAAAAAAAACAACAGTCAGCTTTTAGTTAAAGATCAGAACCTCTTGCGGTACGAAATTAAATTGAAGACAGATATCGTAAATATTATAGGCGATAAGCTCTTAATCAGTCTTTATGATGTTGATAAATATGCTAAGTTAGTAACAGCTTGGTATAACACTTATAGTCAAGTGCCAAAACTAACTAAACTACCTTTATCAGATGTGGTTTTGACTTCAAGAAAAGATTTTACGAACTCTTTGGTTAAAAAAGCCATATCCAGTTTAGGTGGCGTAGAGGTAATACTTAATAAAGTGAGTAAATCTAAGGTTGGTAAAACTGTTAAGTATTCGTTACGACAATATTTAAAAGAGTTGAAGGAAACAGATTACTTACGTCCTGAATTGAAAGAAGAGCTTGACTTTAAAGTTCATCAAGCTTATTTACAGCACTTGAAGACTAGCTAA
- a CDS encoding helix-turn-helix domain-containing protein, whose amino-acid sequence MPLSEIEKELLEKFGNNIRKIRLAKKWSMEHLANKAEIELSQVYRIEKGKINTKLTTIVLLSKALEVDLADLLKNDIV is encoded by the coding sequence ATGCCGTTAAGCGAAATCGAAAAAGAGCTTCTTGAAAAATTTGGCAATAATATTCGCAAGATAAGATTAGCAAAAAAATGGTCAATGGAACATTTAGCGAATAAAGCTGAAATAGAACTTTCGCAAGTCTATCGAATTGAAAAAGGCAAAATCAATACAAAACTTACAACAATAGTTCTTCTGTCGAAAGCTTTAGAAGTCGATTTAGCTGACTTACTAAAAAACGACATCGTCTGA
- a CDS encoding DEAD/DEAH box helicase encodes MLKNFSFKKIHNEKQNVIIYYDSNVVEKDSAIDIRSLTEIKETVLESWKNNFEFVEEVQDSSGNVTKKGLRPPQIGAIYSLLSYWTVNSKPSTIVLPTGTGKTETMLSVLVHSRINTLLVIVPSDSLRKQLTDKFKTLGVLKEFGIVKEAAFTPTVSLVKSFPKSKDGIKKIFEVSNVVVATMAGLNTLDEECLAVISNNVSHVFIDEAHHIAADTWSRIRSFLATDALVTQFTATPFRNDKKKVTEDIIYNYPLSKAQKDGYFKEINFIAINEFDDSKADEEIARVAVEQLKTDLDNKFDHLLMARTDSINEAERLIHVYSKYKIYEPVVVHSQLNTSLINERIEQLKSRKSRIVICVDMFGEGFDLPQLKIAALHKKHQSLSVLIQFTGRFTRSGHKDIGDATIVANIGNSFISNSLEELYAEDSDWNKLLRIKSSGQINDEIDSNEFFKNFDKGEINLSLSNVRPKTSTVIYKTKADKWTPSKFRKGFKKDADVASIVNNEDKVLLIVEKNINKIDWGAIKDIENVSYDLYIVHFDVKSKLLYIHGSNNSSLFKELAESVVKTPALVSGEPMFRAFYNLNRLMLFNIGLNNLYAGHKKYTMYAGFDAGNGISQITKDESVKSNIFGVGFENGEKVSVGCSYKGRVWSRQAVSIGDYITWCKNVSKKILDTNIDPNVALQTSLKREIISKLPSEDVLTVDWPELYYESPNFLNTVSYNNVDYSIDYLSIELSEVQSKNSISFKIVNDDKFSVEFELTVDKNGFKITQKDTVKLFSYKKGQLVPLEEFFQNEPPQIRYINSSLLAGNVFIDASNHKPSPFDIKFIEVIDWTGTDITKESQKVEKRIDSIQKKMIDNLVKENNLVVFDDDDSGEIADIVIIKDIIDATVNIELYHCKFSKTDSAGSRVDDFYAVCGQTQKSINWKINPEKFFKHLLKRHADRLSKHSVGRIEKGDISILNNLKKNAKKMRLDFKCFIVQPGLSKNAVSTEILTLLGSTELYLKETYNIPLIVYSSV; translated from the coding sequence ATGCTCAAAAATTTCTCATTCAAAAAAATACACAACGAAAAACAGAATGTAATTATTTACTACGATTCTAATGTAGTAGAAAAAGACAGTGCCATAGATATTCGGTCTTTAACTGAGATTAAAGAAACAGTGTTGGAATCTTGGAAAAACAACTTCGAATTTGTAGAAGAGGTACAGGATTCGTCAGGTAACGTTACAAAAAAAGGTCTTAGGCCCCCTCAGATAGGTGCAATATACTCTTTGCTTTCTTATTGGACTGTTAATTCCAAACCTTCTACAATAGTATTGCCAACGGGAACAGGTAAAACAGAAACTATGTTATCTGTACTTGTTCATTCTCGAATAAATACACTTTTGGTTATCGTTCCTTCAGATTCCCTTAGAAAGCAGTTAACTGATAAGTTTAAGACTTTAGGAGTTTTAAAGGAGTTTGGTATTGTTAAAGAAGCAGCTTTTACTCCGACTGTATCTTTAGTAAAGTCATTTCCAAAATCGAAAGATGGCATAAAGAAAATATTTGAGGTGTCCAATGTGGTTGTGGCTACTATGGCTGGACTAAATACCTTAGATGAAGAGTGTTTAGCTGTTATTTCAAATAATGTTTCACATGTATTTATCGATGAAGCCCACCATATAGCTGCCGATACGTGGAGTAGAATAAGAAGCTTTTTAGCTACTGATGCGTTGGTTACACAGTTTACGGCTACTCCGTTTAGGAATGACAAGAAAAAGGTTACAGAAGATATAATTTACAATTATCCTCTATCTAAGGCTCAAAAAGATGGATATTTTAAAGAAATAAACTTCATCGCTATAAATGAATTTGATGATTCTAAAGCTGATGAAGAGATTGCTAGGGTAGCTGTTGAACAACTCAAAACTGATTTAGATAATAAATTTGATCATTTATTAATGGCTAGAACCGATAGCATTAATGAAGCCGAGAGATTGATACATGTTTACTCTAAATACAAAATTTATGAGCCCGTTGTAGTACACAGTCAGTTAAATACGTCATTAATAAATGAACGAATTGAACAGTTAAAAAGTAGAAAATCTAGAATCGTGATATGCGTAGACATGTTTGGGGAAGGTTTTGACTTGCCACAACTAAAAATCGCCGCACTTCATAAAAAACATCAAAGTCTAAGTGTATTAATACAATTTACAGGTAGGTTTACTAGAAGCGGTCATAAAGATATAGGTGATGCTACTATAGTTGCTAATATCGGCAACTCTTTTATATCTAATAGTTTGGAAGAATTGTATGCGGAAGATTCAGATTGGAATAAATTATTAAGAATAAAAAGCTCGGGGCAAATAAATGATGAGATTGATTCAAATGAATTTTTTAAGAATTTCGATAAAGGTGAGATTAATTTGTCCTTAAGTAACGTTCGGCCAAAAACAAGTACGGTAATTTATAAAACAAAGGCGGATAAATGGACACCAAGTAAATTTAGAAAAGGTTTTAAAAAAGATGCGGACGTAGCGTCTATTGTTAATAATGAAGATAAGGTTTTACTAATAGTAGAAAAGAATATAAATAAGATAGATTGGGGTGCAATTAAAGATATCGAGAATGTAAGTTATGATTTATACATTGTACATTTTGATGTCAAAAGTAAATTGCTTTACATACATGGTTCAAATAATAGTAGCCTTTTTAAAGAGTTGGCAGAATCCGTTGTTAAAACGCCAGCCTTAGTGTCTGGAGAACCTATGTTTAGAGCATTTTATAATTTGAATCGTCTTATGTTATTTAATATAGGCTTAAACAATTTGTATGCTGGACACAAAAAATATACGATGTATGCAGGTTTTGATGCAGGAAATGGTATTTCTCAAATAACTAAAGATGAAAGCGTAAAATCCAACATTTTTGGAGTTGGATTTGAAAATGGTGAGAAGGTAAGTGTTGGATGCTCTTATAAAGGTAGGGTTTGGTCAAGACAGGCAGTATCTATAGGCGATTATATCACATGGTGTAAAAATGTGAGCAAAAAAATACTTGATACGAATATTGATCCAAATGTAGCTTTACAAACCTCTTTAAAGAGAGAGATTATTAGCAAATTACCAAGTGAGGATGTATTAACTGTGGATTGGCCAGAACTATATTATGAGTCGCCAAATTTCTTAAATACCGTTAGTTACAATAATGTAGATTACAGTATAGATTACTTGAGTATTGAGCTATCTGAAGTTCAGTCCAAAAATTCAATTTCTTTTAAAATTGTGAATGATGATAAATTCAGTGTTGAATTTGAATTAACTGTAGATAAAAATGGTTTTAAAATTACTCAAAAAGATACTGTTAAACTTTTTAGTTATAAAAAAGGTCAATTAGTGCCGTTAGAAGAGTTTTTCCAAAACGAACCTCCGCAAATAAGATATATTAATAGCTCATTACTTGCAGGGAACGTTTTTATAGATGCATCAAACCATAAACCATCGCCATTTGATATTAAGTTTATAGAAGTAATAGACTGGACAGGAACAGATATAACTAAAGAATCTCAAAAAGTAGAAAAACGGATTGATTCAATTCAGAAAAAAATGATTGATAATCTTGTGAAGGAGAATAATTTAGTTGTTTTTGATGATGATGATTCTGGAGAAATAGCAGATATTGTAATTATAAAGGATATAATAGATGCGACAGTTAATATAGAGCTTTATCATTGTAAATTCTCAAAGACAGATAGTGCAGGAAGTCGAGTTGATGACTTTTATGCAGTATGTGGGCAAACACAAAAAAGCATAAATTGGAAAATTAATCCAGAAAAATTTTTTAAACACCTGTTAAAAAGGCACGCAGATCGTTTAAGTAAACATAGTGTAGGACGAATCGAAAAGGGAGATATATCCATTTTGAATAATTTGAAAAAGAATGCGAAAAAGATGCGGCTAGATTTTAAATGTTTTATCGTTCAGCCAGGTCTATCGAAAAATGCAGTTAGCACGGAAATATTAACTTTGTTAGGATCTACTGAATTATATTTAAAAGAGACTTATAACATACCTTTAATAGTGTATTCAAGTGTTTAA
- a CDS encoding EH signature domain-containing protein produces the protein MNEHRIDKLQKITEDVGANSFSFSGNNLIPQVFRKFKKSINTIDTSFERRELRTLTYSLNYSEQNLSSIFSNENELKYALTLLESNWRDSFLVGLIDCFLKNWETKYPKSLEQLEHFTSQKLDNYSGNRSTLISFKNNKRYFNTKNGDLILGDTIAKLNKPIQEATKILGVPESWFDYAYFSKVIVTYYERNKNKISTEIDNLNEVLLKHNSSITSKRLISKIIIQANKPEFSSLQDSVKKTAFTQIGDPSNVSNWTAFDNATEVERREIIEARNILDEWIAKQFIDTFFRVCLNDERRKKFWLKIASKNRVSFKVYGQNRTKRILQQNDRITEYLDARFNTVYSTKDVSAFILYIGEYMLIEFSDAGYAFYAYKINGTSKPNLDYKLNSVDELRDGNMPMLVYRSGYSINNTNREGRLTHNDGDLSWEQVFEYWFKNIAGINV, from the coding sequence TTGAATGAACATAGAATTGACAAACTTCAAAAAATAACAGAGGATGTTGGGGCAAATTCTTTTTCGTTTTCAGGAAACAATCTTATTCCACAAGTTTTTAGAAAATTTAAAAAATCTATCAATACTATTGACACAAGTTTTGAACGGAGAGAATTAAGAACGCTTACCTATTCCTTAAATTATTCAGAACAAAATTTAAGTTCCATTTTTAGCAATGAAAATGAGTTGAAATATGCTTTGACTTTATTAGAATCAAACTGGCGTGATTCATTTTTAGTTGGGTTGATAGATTGCTTTTTGAAGAATTGGGAAACAAAATATCCGAAATCATTAGAGCAATTAGAGCATTTTACCAGCCAAAAATTAGACAATTATTCAGGCAATCGAAGCACATTAATTTCTTTCAAAAACAATAAGCGATATTTCAACACCAAAAATGGGGATTTAATTTTGGGCGACACTATCGCAAAACTTAACAAACCAATTCAAGAAGCTACTAAAATATTAGGTGTTCCTGAATCGTGGTTTGATTATGCCTACTTCTCTAAAGTTATTGTAACCTATTACGAAAGGAACAAGAATAAAATATCAACAGAAATCGACAATCTGAATGAAGTCTTATTAAAACATAATAGTTCAATCACAAGCAAAAGATTAATCAGCAAAATAATTATTCAAGCCAATAAACCCGAATTTTCGAGCCTACAAGACAGTGTAAAAAAGACTGCCTTTACTCAAATAGGCGACCCAAGCAATGTTTCCAATTGGACGGCGTTTGACAATGCAACAGAAGTGGAACGCAGAGAAATTATTGAAGCGAGAAATATTCTCGATGAATGGATTGCAAAACAATTCATTGATACTTTCTTTAGAGTATGTCTGAATGATGAGAGGAGGAAAAAATTCTGGCTTAAAATTGCTTCAAAAAATAGAGTTTCCTTTAAGGTTTATGGTCAAAATAGAACTAAACGGATTCTTCAACAAAATGATAGAATAACTGAATATTTAGATGCAAGATTTAATACCGTTTACAGTACAAAAGATGTTTCCGCTTTCATTCTTTATATAGGAGAATATATGCTAATTGAGTTTAGCGATGCTGGTTATGCTTTTTATGCGTATAAGATAAACGGCACATCTAAACCAAACTTAGATTATAAATTAAATAGTGTAGATGAATTAAGAGATGGTAATATGCCAATGCTTGTTTACCGTTCAGGATATAGTATTAACAACACCAACAGAGAAGGTCGCTTAACCCATAATGATGGAGATTTAAGTTGGGAACAAGTGTTTGAATATTGGTTTAAAAATATTGCAGGAATAAATGTTTAG